A window of Variovorax paradoxus EPS genomic DNA:
CGAGTAAGCCCCCGATTGTAGCCCGGACTGAGGGCTTATCCGGCCTGAAGGGCCGCTCCGCTTGCGTGCAGGCAGATCGCGGCGGCGGCGGCCACGTTCAGCGATTCCTCGCCGCCGGGCTGTGCGATGCGGATATGGTGCGTCGCGCGGGCTTCCAATGCGGCGGAAACGCCCTGCCCTTCGTGGCCCATCAGCCAGGCGCAGGGGTGGGGCAGTCGGGCTTGGTGGAGCCATTCCCCACGGTGCGAACTGGTAGCGACAAGCGGAATCTTCAATGCGTCGAGCGCATCGGCCTCCACGCCTTCGATCAGCCGCAGCCCGAAATGAGCGCCCATGCCGGCGCGCAACACCTTCGGCGCCCAAAGCGCGGCCGTGCCCTTGAGGGCGATCACCTGGGTGAAACCAAAAGCCGCCGCGCTACGCAGGATGGACCCGGCATTGCCGGCGTCTTGTAGTCGGTCGAGCACCACGCTCGGGGCATCGGGGATCAACTCCGGCCGCACCGGCTGATCGAGCACGAAGCCCATCGGCGCCGGCGATTCAAGCCCGCTGACGCCACGCAGCAGATCGTCGGCGACGACTACAGTTTTGATAGCACTCGCACCCCATTCGGCTGGGGCAGTCGGCCAGAACGATTCGGCAAACACCGCGATCGCAGGCTTTACGCCGCGCGCCAAAGCAGCCCGGCAAAGGTGATCGCCTTCGAGCCAGATGCGTCCCAGCTTGCGATAGGCACCCGGATCCTGGGCAAGCTTGCGCAGGTCCTTGAGCAGCGGGTTGTCGCGCGAGCTGATGTGGCTCGCGCCGGCCTCGGTGGTCATCGGCGGATCAAAGCGCGGCGCGCAGGTCAAGGTGAACGGTCTCGACCGTTGCGATCACCATCGGCATCGGCGCTTCCGTTTCGATGACCAGGGCGCCAGCCGCCGTCCGCGTCAACGCCGCGGCTACCGGACTGAACGACCTGCGGTGATGCACGCAGGCACCGTGTTTCTGCAGCGCCTCGAGGTGCTCGGGCGTGCCATAGCCCTTGTGGCCGGCAAAGCCGTAATGCGGGAATTCGGTATGCAGTTGCTCGCACAGCCGGTCGCGATGGACCTTCGCCAGGATGGACGCGGCCGAAATCGCCTTGACCAGCGCATCGCCCTTGACCACGGCTTCGGCCAGCACGTCCAGCGTTGGCAGCCGGTTGCCGTCGACCAGCACCTTGGCTGGCTTCAGCCGCAGGCCCTCGACGGCGCGGCGCATGGCGATCATCGTGGCCTGCAGGATGTTGTGCGTGTCGATTTCCTCGACGCTCGCCTGGGCGATGGAGCAACACAGAGCCTTGGCCAGGATCTGGTCGTGCAGGCGTTCGCGCTGCAGAGCAGTGAGGGTCTTGGAATCGGCAAGGCCACGGATCGGCCGCGTGTCGTCGAGGATCACCGCCGCGGCTACCACGGGGCCCGCCAGCGGGCCGCGGCCGGCCTCGTCGACGCCCGCAAGCAGGCCCGGCGCGTCCCACACCAGGCGGGCCTGCTCAGCCTTCAAGAACTTTCTGGATCGCATCGGCGCAAAGTGTCGGCGTATCGCGCTGCAATTGCACGTGCAGCTCGGAAAATCTTTGTTGCAGGGCCTGCGTCTTTTCGGGTGCATCGAGCCAGGCCAGCGTGGCCTGGGCCAGCGCCTCGGGCGTGGCGGCTTCCTGCAGCAATTCGGGCACCACGAACTCGCGGCGCAGGATATTGGGCAATCCCACCCACGGCTGGAGTTGCTTGCGCTGCATCAGGCGCCATGACAGTCCGTTCATGTTGTAGGCGATGACCATCGGCCGCTTGAAGAGCGCCGCCTCGAGCGTGGCGGTTCCGCTCGCGATCAACGTGACGTCGCAAGCGGCGAGCGCGGCGTGCGACTGGCCATCGAGCAGCTTCACCCGACCGGCCATGCCACTGGCCTGGAGCAAGGCGTCGATCTCGGCGCGCAGGCTCGGGATGATGGGCGCCACGAACTGGAGGGGAGGCCGTGCCTTCTGCATCAGCGCGGCGGCGGCGAAAAATCGGGCGGCCAGGTAGCGGATTTCGGAGCGACGGCTGCCCGGCAGCAAGGCGACGACCTGCGCATCGGGCGCCAGGCCCAGCGAGGTGCGCGCTGCGGCGCGGTCAGGCGTCATCGGGATCACATTGGCAATCGGGTGGCCCACATAGCTCGCGGCAACGCCCTGCTTTTCGAGCAACTCGGGCTCGAACGGAAAGATACACAGCACATGGTCGGCGGCAGCACGGATCTTCTCGATACGCTTCGGTCGCCACGCCCAAATCGAGGGGCAGACAAAGTGAACCGTCTTGATGCCCTGGCTGCGCAGGCCCGCTTCGAGATCGAGGTTGAAATCCGGGGCGTCGACGCCGATGAAGAGCTCGGGACGCTCCTGCAGCAGCCGAGCCTTCAGTTGGCGGCGAATACCTGCGATTTCCGAGTAATGCCGCAGCACTTCGATGTAGCCCCGCACCGCGAGCTTTTCCTGCGGCCACCAGCTCTGGAACCCGTGCGCGAGCATGCGAGGACCGCCGATGCCGGCGGTCTCTAGGTCGGGCCAGCGGGCCTGAAGGCCATCGAGAAGAAGCCCCGCGAGCAAGTCGCCGGACGCTTCGCCCGCGACCAGCGCGAAGCGTCGCTGTTCGGTTGACTGCATCGCCGTCACTTCAACGCGCAATGCCGCGCGTGGAACTGGCGAGGAAGGATTCCATCAAGGCGACGTCATCCGCCGCCTCGGGCATTTCGGCGGTCAGCGCGGCGATGCCTGCACGCGCCTCTTCGAGCGTCTTGCCCTGGCGATAAAGAAGCTTGTGCATCTGCTTGACCGCAGCGAGCCGCTGCGCCGAGAAATCGCGCCGGCGCAGGCCCACGACATTGAAGCCGCGAACCGCCAGCGGATTGCCGTCGACCAGCATGAATGGGGGCACGTCCTGCGACACCGCGCTCGCAAAGCCGACCATGGCATGTGCGCCGATTGAGACGAACTGGTGGATGCCGGTGAGGCCGCCGACCGTGACCCAGTCCGCCAGATGCACGTGGCCTGCCAGCGTCGTCTGGTTGGCCAACGTGGTGTGGTTGTCGACATGGCAGTCGTGCGCGATGTGCGTGTACGCCATGATCCAGTTGTCGTTGCCGACAGTTGTCACGCCCCCTGCCCCCGGCACGCCGAGGTTGAAGGTGCAGAACTCGCGAATGACGTTCCGGTCGCCGATGACGAGCTTGGTCGGCTCGCCGGCGTATTTCTTGTCCTGCGGGATCGCGCCGAGCGAGGAGAACTGGAAGATCCGGTTGTCGCGCCCGATGGTCGTGCGCCCCTCGATCACGCAATGCGCGCCGATGGTGGTACCCGCCCCGATCTGCACGTGCGGGCCGATGACGGTATAAGGCCCGACCGACACCGAGGCGTCGAGTTGTGCCTGGGGGTCGACGAGCGCTGTCGAATGAACCTGAGTCATGCCTTGCTGATGACGAAGGCCGAGATCAGCTGATCTGGCGCATGGCGCACATCAGCGTGGCTTCGCAGGCGAGCTCGCTGCCCACCAATGCGCGGCCCTTGAACTTGGAGATGCCAGCCTTCATGCGCTCGATCTCGACTTCGAGCGTGAGCTGGTCGCCCGGCTCCACGGGACGCTTGAAGCGCGCGCCGTCGATGGCTGCAAAGTAGTAGACGGTGTTGTCGTCCGGCACGATGTCGAGCGAATGGAACGACAAGAGCGCCGCGGCCTGCGCCATGGCTTCGAGCATCAGCACGCCCGGCATCACCGGACGGTGCGGGAAGTGGCCGTTGAAGAATGGCTCATTCATCGTCACGTTCTTGAGCGCCGTGATGCGCTTGCCCTTTTCCATGTCCAGCACGCGGTCCACCAGCAGGAACGGGTAGCGGTGGGGAAGCAGCTTGAGGATTTGATGGATATCGAGCGTCGTCGTCATGATTTTCTGTTCCTGCATCGTCGTCATTTTTTCGGGAGGGCTTTCTCCAGCGCCTTCAGTCGTTCGCGCAGGCTGTGCAACTGCTTGAGCGTTGCCGCATTTTTTTCCCAGCTCGCATTGTCATCGATGGGAAACATGCCGGTGTACTGGCCGGCCTTGTGAATGGATCGTGTCACCACCGTCGCGGCGGAAACGTGCACGCCGTCGACCACCGTCAGATGGCCCAGCACGATGGCACCGCCGCCAAAGGTGCAGTTCGCACCGATGGTCGCGCTGCCGGCCACGCCGACGCAGCCCGCCATGGCGGTGTTCTTGCCGACGCGCACGTTGTGGCCGATCTGGATCAGGTTGTCGAGCTTCACGCCATCCTCGATGACGGTGTCGTCGAGCGCGCCGCGGTCGATGCAGGTGTTGGCGCCAATCTCCACGTCGTTGCCGATGCGCACCGCACCGAGTTGCTCGATCTTGACCCAGGCACCCTGGTGCAGCGCGAGGCCGAAGCCATCGGCACCGATCACCACGCCCGGGTGCAGCAGGCAGCGATCACCGATCGTGCAGTCTTCGCTGACCGTCACGCGCGACTTCAGCACGCTGCCCGCGCCGATGCGCGCACCTCGCTCCACGACACAGAGCGCACCAATGCGTGCCGTGGCGTCGACATGGGCTTCCGGGTGGATCAAGGCGGATCGATGAACAAGGTCAGCCTCCGGGCGCGCATGGTGCGACTTCCAGAGTTGCGTCAGGCGCGCAAAGTAGAGATATGGATCGGGCGTGACGATGAACGCCCCGCGCGCGGCGGCCGCGTCCTGCATGGCAGGCGACACGATCACGCAGGCGGCTTTCGACGCGGCGAGTTCCTGTTGGTACTTGGGATGGCTCAGGAAGCTGAGCGCATCGGGCTGTGCATTCTGAAGCGGCGAGAGCCGCTCGATGGACAGCGTGGCATCTCCATGAAGCTCGCCCCCGAGGGCGTCAACGATGGCTCCGAGCTGCAGAGACACGCCGGTTCGCGGCGTTACTTGCCGGCCGCGGGCGCTGTGGAGCCGACCGACGCGTTCAGCGCCTTGATCACCTTGTCGGTGATGTCGTGCTTCGGATTGATGTAGATCGCTTCCTGCAGGATGGCGTCGTACTTTTCAGCTTCAGCCACCTGCTTCACGACGCGGTTGGCGCGCTCGTAGACCTGCTGGAGCTCTTCGTTCTTGCGCGCATTCAGGTCCTCCTGGAATTCGCGGCGGCGGCGCTGGAACTCGCGATCTTGATCGATCAGCGCCTTCTGGCGCGTCGCCCGCTGGCTTTCGGAGATGGTCGGTGCTTCGCGCTCGAACTTCTCCGAGGCCGTCTTCAGTGCGTCGCCCTGCGAGGTCAGGTCCTTCTCGCGCTTGAGAAACTCCGCTTCGAGCTTCGCCTGCGCCGCCTTGGCTGGCTGCGCTTCGCGCAGCACGCGGTCCGGATTCACGAAGCCGATGCGAAAGGCCTCCTGCGCCTGGGCAGGCGCAGCGACGATCGCGAAAGCGGGAATCAACAACGCACCAACTGCGGCGCGAATCAAATGCTTCATTTAGAAAGACGTTCCGATCTGGAATTGCAAGCGCTGAATTCTATCCTTCGGGATCACGACGAAGCCGGTGGCCGGATCGAGCACTTCCTTTTGGGACTTGATGGGGAAGGCATAGGCAAGACGCAGCGGACCCAGCGGCGAGATCCAGCTGACCCCGAGGCCGACCGAGGCGCGCAACTTCTTCTGCGCCTTGTACTGCTCGTCAGTCAGGCCGGCAGCCCGCGAACCAAACACATTGCCCACATCGAAGAAGCCGTACAGGCGCAGCGTGCGATCGTTGCCTGCCCCAGGAAATGGCGTGCTGAGTTCGGCGTTGAAGACAGCTTTCTTGGTGCCACCCAGCGCGGCGCCTTCGGTCTGGCCGATCAGAGGCACGTCGCGAGGACCTAGCGAATTCTGCTCGAAGCCGCGGATCGAGCCCAAGCCGCCGGCATAGAAATTCTTGAAGATCGGATAGACCTTGCCGCCAAGCGGCTTGGCATAGCCCACATCGGCGTTGATCGCAAAGGTGTACTGCTTGTTGATCGCGAAGAACTGCTGATACTGATAGTTCGTCTTGAAGTACTTCATGTCGCCGGCGGCGCCGACTTCGAGGTTGGCACGCTGCAGGCGGCCGGTCGTCGGGACCAGCGCGCTGTCGCGGCTGTCGCGGCCCCAGCCCACGGTGAGCGGCACTCCCCAGACGCTCTTCTGGTCGCAGCCCGTCACGAACAGGCCCGTCGCATCCTTCTCGCACTGGAAGTAGCGCAGGTAGGACGCCGGCGTGAAGAGACCGG
This region includes:
- a CDS encoding TrmH family RNA methyltransferase, translated to MTTEAGASHISSRDNPLLKDLRKLAQDPGAYRKLGRIWLEGDHLCRAALARGVKPAIAVFAESFWPTAPAEWGASAIKTVVVADDLLRGVSGLESPAPMGFVLDQPVRPELIPDAPSVVLDRLQDAGNAGSILRSAAAFGFTQVIALKGTAALWAPKVLRAGMGAHFGLRLIEGVEADALDALKIPLVATSSHRGEWLHQARLPHPCAWLMGHEGQGVSAALEARATHHIRIAQPGGEESLNVAAAAAICLHASGAALQAG
- the rnhB gene encoding ribonuclease HII; its protein translation is MRSRKFLKAEQARLVWDAPGLLAGVDEAGRGPLAGPVVAAAVILDDTRPIRGLADSKTLTALQRERLHDQILAKALCCSIAQASVEEIDTHNILQATMIAMRRAVEGLRLKPAKVLVDGNRLPTLDVLAEAVVKGDALVKAISAASILAKVHRDRLCEQLHTEFPHYGFAGHKGYGTPEHLEALQKHGACVHHRRSFSPVAAALTRTAAGALVIETEAPMPMVIATVETVHLDLRAAL
- the lpxB gene encoding lipid-A-disaccharide synthase, producing MQSTEQRRFALVAGEASGDLLAGLLLDGLQARWPDLETAGIGGPRMLAHGFQSWWPQEKLAVRGYIEVLRHYSEIAGIRRQLKARLLQERPELFIGVDAPDFNLDLEAGLRSQGIKTVHFVCPSIWAWRPKRIEKIRAAADHVLCIFPFEPELLEKQGVAASYVGHPIANVIPMTPDRAAARTSLGLAPDAQVVALLPGSRRSEIRYLAARFFAAAALMQKARPPLQFVAPIIPSLRAEIDALLQASGMAGRVKLLDGQSHAALAACDVTLIASGTATLEAALFKRPMVIAYNMNGLSWRLMQRKQLQPWVGLPNILRREFVVPELLQEAATPEALAQATLAWLDAPEKTQALQQRFSELHVQLQRDTPTLCADAIQKVLEG
- the lpxA gene encoding acyl-ACP--UDP-N-acetylglucosamine O-acyltransferase, yielding MTQVHSTALVDPQAQLDASVSVGPYTVIGPHVQIGAGTTIGAHCVIEGRTTIGRDNRIFQFSSLGAIPQDKKYAGEPTKLVIGDRNVIREFCTFNLGVPGAGGVTTVGNDNWIMAYTHIAHDCHVDNHTTLANQTTLAGHVHLADWVTVGGLTGIHQFVSIGAHAMVGFASAVSQDVPPFMLVDGNPLAVRGFNVVGLRRRDFSAQRLAAVKQMHKLLYRQGKTLEEARAGIAALTAEMPEAADDVALMESFLASSTRGIAR
- the fabZ gene encoding 3-hydroxyacyl-ACP dehydratase FabZ, whose protein sequence is MTTTLDIHQILKLLPHRYPFLLVDRVLDMEKGKRITALKNVTMNEPFFNGHFPHRPVMPGVLMLEAMAQAAALLSFHSLDIVPDDNTVYYFAAIDGARFKRPVEPGDQLTLEVEIERMKAGISKFKGRALVGSELACEATLMCAMRQIS
- the lpxD gene encoding UDP-3-O-(3-hydroxymyristoyl)glucosamine N-acyltransferase codes for the protein MSLQLGAIVDALGGELHGDATLSIERLSPLQNAQPDALSFLSHPKYQQELAASKAACVIVSPAMQDAAAARGAFIVTPDPYLYFARLTQLWKSHHARPEADLVHRSALIHPEAHVDATARIGALCVVERGARIGAGSVLKSRVTVSEDCTIGDRCLLHPGVVIGADGFGLALHQGAWVKIEQLGAVRIGNDVEIGANTCIDRGALDDTVIEDGVKLDNLIQIGHNVRVGKNTAMAGCVGVAGSATIGANCTFGGGAIVLGHLTVVDGVHVSAATVVTRSIHKAGQYTGMFPIDDNASWEKNAATLKQLHSLRERLKALEKALPKK
- a CDS encoding OmpH family outer membrane protein, with translation MKHLIRAAVGALLIPAFAIVAAPAQAQEAFRIGFVNPDRVLREAQPAKAAQAKLEAEFLKREKDLTSQGDALKTASEKFEREAPTISESQRATRQKALIDQDREFQRRRREFQEDLNARKNEELQQVYERANRVVKQVAEAEKYDAILQEAIYINPKHDITDKVIKALNASVGSTAPAAGK